The Vibrio sp. NTOU-M3 genomic sequence TGTGAGGTAAACAGTACTTGCCAATTGACTAGCTGCTGGTCTTTTAGGTAAGCCTTAGCGAGCGCCGTTTCAATCGCATTTTTGGAAGCTGTACTGAATGTAAAATAGAATGCATTGTCTTCAAAAGGGGATTTTGCGACGTCTAGCAAGCCTCCTTGTCCCATTGCAACTATGTCTGGTGGTGAGAACAGTGGTTTCACGAGTTTAGATTTAAGATCCAAGAGGGAGATTTTTCCCTTTCTTTCAGTGATGAGTAGGTATTGGCTGTCGACAGAAGAAAGCCCCCACGGGACGCCATTGAGTGAGGTTATCTTCTCTACAGTCCACGCATAGCTTGGAGCCGTGAGTAGAAAGGGGATGAAAAATAGTACAATAGATGGGATGAGCCGCATGATGCCTTCCTAATATTGATTCAAAATATACTTCCAACAAATATAAACTAAAAAACGATTTGATTTGATCAATGATTATACTATTATGACGAAGTGTCAAAAATGACGATGCGTCATAAAGGTGTGGTTCACACCTTTTGCATTCGTGTTACAATGTACCGCCAAGGAGTTTAGTAACTGAGACGGACCGGAAAATCATGTTTGGCTTTAGCTGTAATAAAAATGGAAAAAAAGAAAACGCAGGTTGTCCGTTTGGTAAAACCAAAAAACAACAAGCGATTGCTGATCGAGAAGTAGAGTTAACACTACTTGCTAAGTCAATTGTTCAAGAGCAAGGGTTTACCAACCTGACTATGGACAAGTTGACTGCGGCTAGTCGTTACTCTAAAGGTACGATTTATAACCATTTTTGTAGTAAAGAAGATGTGATACTAGCTTTGTGCATTCATTCGCTGAAAAGCGAAGCGATCTTTTTTGAGCGTGCACTTTCATTTGAAGGTTCAAGCCGCGAGAAAATAACCGCGTTGCATGTTGCCTACCGTGTGTATGCGCGCATGGAACCTGTGTTGTCGACTTGTGCCATTATGGCAAAAAGTCCGTGGGTGCTAGAGAAGGCTTCTCCTGAAAGGGTTGCAGCGTTAAATGAGCTAGAAGAGGTAGTGATAGCGCAAGCTGATACGTTAGTTAATAACGCCGTAGAAAGTGGAGATTTAAGGTTTTCTCCGGGTATTGGCTCTGATGCAATTGTTTTTGCAAACTGGTCAATTGCATTCGGCTCTAATGCGTTAGCGCAAAATGCATCAAACAGTCACTGTATCAGTCGGTTACAAGATCCTTTTTCGGTATTACACAATGCAAATATGTTGCTTGATGGTATTGGCTGGAAGCCACTTTCTACAGAGTGGGATTACAGAAAAACCTGGCAACGTGTAGAAACTGAGTTATTTGTAGAAGAGTTGGAATATTTAGCTTCTGTCGGTCGCTAACTCTGTTTCTGTCATAAAGCCCATTAGGATGGGCTTTTTAAGTCACCTTTGTGACGAATCGTCAAAATATATTGTGAATCTTAAGTCTAGAGCGACTTAATGTATTCGAGTTAAAGCCAGTGACTGCATCACTGGCTTTTAAATCAACATTATTGACGAAACGTCACAAACGGAGAGTGTGATGAGTACCGAACAATCACCTATTTCACAGTCCACTGCCTGGCTGAAAGCCCCCACTCGTTTTTCGTGGTGGGTCCTTCTTATTACTTTGTTATTGGTGGTCGCTGCTACGTTAGGAGCAAAGAACCTATATTTTCGTGGTGACTACAATATCTTCTTTGATGGCTCTAATAAGCAGCTTCAAGCTTTTGATGAGATTCAAACTACCTTCGCAAAATCAGACAATATGGCAATTGTTATCGCACCTGATAACGGAGATGTTTATACCGCAGAAGTGCTGACTGTAGTGCAACAGATAACAAAAGACGCATGGCAAGTGCCATATTCCAGTCGAGCGGACTCTTTAGCGAATTATCAGCATACCGAAGCTGTGGACGATGATTTGCTGGTTGAAGACTTACTTTATGAAGACTATCCACTGACCAGTGAGAGAATTCAGAAGATCCGCAACATAGCGATCACTGAACCTGTCTTGCTTCATTCAATGGTGTCGGAAAAAGGGGATGTTACGGTCGTCAATATTACGGTTCAACTACCCAAAGTTGACGAAACCGCAGAGGTGCAGCAAGTCGTTACTAGCATCA encodes the following:
- a CDS encoding TetR/AcrR family transcriptional regulator, with protein sequence MFGFSCNKNGKKENAGCPFGKTKKQQAIADREVELTLLAKSIVQEQGFTNLTMDKLTAASRYSKGTIYNHFCSKEDVILALCIHSLKSEAIFFERALSFEGSSREKITALHVAYRVYARMEPVLSTCAIMAKSPWVLEKASPERVAALNELEEVVIAQADTLVNNAVESGDLRFSPGIGSDAIVFANWSIAFGSNALAQNASNSHCISRLQDPFSVLHNANMLLDGIGWKPLSTEWDYRKTWQRVETELFVEELEYLASVGR